Part of the Arcobacter sp. F155 genome, TCCATCAGCAACACCAGCAAGTTTTTTAGATGCAGTTCCCATAACTTTACCCATATCTTTAATTGTAGTTGCTGCTACTTCAGCAATAATCTCTTTCATTGCTGTTTCTAAGTCTTCATCTGATAATTGTTGTGGCATATACTCTTTGAAAACATCTACTTGCTCTTGCTCTTTTTCAACTAAATCTTCTCTTGATGCTTCTTTATACTGAGCAATTGCTTCTTCTCTTTGTTTAATTCCCTTTTGAATAAGCTTTAAAATATCTTCATCATTTAACTCTTTTCTTTCATCTACTTCAATTTGTTTTATCATTGTATTAATAGATCTAATTGAGTCTCTTTTTACTATGTTTTTTTCTCTCATAGCTAATTTTAAATCATCTT contains:
- a CDS encoding GatB/YqeY domain-containing protein, producing the protein MSLKQKLKDDLKLAMREKNIVKRDSIRSINTMIKQIEVDERKELNDEDILKLIQKGIKQREEAIAQYKEASREDLVEKEQEQVDVFKEYMPQQLSDEDLETAMKEIIAEVAATTIKDMGKVMGTASKKLAGVADGKRINEMTKKLLG